The Bdellovibrio bacteriovorus W nucleotide sequence ATTACAATTGGCAGCGATGAAAATAGGCGCCACGATCATTCCTAATAACCCCTTGCTATCGCGCGAAGAATTTAAAGATCGCTTGAGTCGTGAAAAAATCGCGGTGGTAGCTACGACGGCCCGTCATGCTGAGAGGTTTTCTGCACCTTCAGCAGGGGTAACAGCCTTATTAGTAGATGGACACTTAGAAGGATGGACTTCGTACTCTGAGAGTTTTAATGAGTCCTTTGACTTTGCTCCGCAAGAAAAAACAAAAATCACAGATCCATTATTCAAATACTTTGTCTCGGGAAAGTCTGTAAAACCTAAAATGATTGAACACAATCACGGTTATCCCATTGGGCATTTAGCGACGATGTTTTGGATGGGAGTGCGCCCGGGAGATATTCATCTAGGAATCAATTCTCCAGGGTGGTCCATGGATGATTGGAATAATTTTATAGTGCCTTGGAATGCTCAGGCGACAGTCTGTGTTCTAAAGCAAGAACGCTTCAGTGCTAAAATTGTTTTGGATGTTTTAGATGAATATAAAATTACAACTTTTTGTGCAACTCCTACGGTGTGGAAACTTTTAGCGCAAGAAGATTTGAGTTCATTCAAACCTCACCTGAGAGAAGCCTTAAGCACGGGGGGCTCTTTGAGTGCCGAGACGATATCAATTATTCATAGGCACTGGGGAATCTTTGTCAGAGATGGATACTGTCAGACAGAGACTTCTCTCTTGATCGGAGTTCCGCCTGCAGAGAAAGAAAGTTTTGGCACCATGGGGAAGGTTATGCCTGGCTTCAAAGTCAGCTTATTGAATTCCGATGGGCAGGAGGCGACAGAGGGGGAGATTGCTTTAAGACTGAGTGAAAATCCCTATGGCTTGATGATGGGAGCAGATTCAGGCAATGGCTTTTATCGCACGGGGGATTCTGCCTTTATTGACTCTGCGGGGAACTTAACTTTTACCGAAAGAACGGATGGGTTGTTCAAGAGTTCTGATTATCGAATCAGTCCGTTTGAAATTGAATTTGTTCT carries:
- a CDS encoding acetyl-CoA synthetase (COG0365 Acyl-coenzyme A synthetases/AMP-(fatty) acid ligases); amino-acid sequence: MTNREMFERARDFLILHSSDYNYSYQNFKWPQFEEFNWALDYFDEMARGNQNTALWLLSEMGHEEKHSFETLRVRSNQVANYLTKLGVKKGESLFLLIEDHASLWELQLAAMKIGATIIPNNPLLSREEFKDRLSREKIAVVATTARHAERFSAPSAGVTALLVDGHLEGWTSYSESFNESFDFAPQEKTKITDPLFKYFVSGKSVKPKMIEHNHGYPIGHLATMFWMGVRPGDIHLGINSPGWSMDDWNNFIVPWNAQATVCVLKQERFSAKIVLDVLDEYKITTFCATPTVWKLLAQEDLSSFKPHLREALSTGGSLSAETISIIHRHWGIFVRDGYCQTETSLLIGVPPAEKESFGTMGKVMPGFKVSLLNSDGQEATEGEIALRLSENPYGLMMGADSGNGFYRTGDSAFIDSAGNLTFTERTDGLFKSSDYRISPFEIEFVLRQFPAIRDVVVIPSPDPIREAVPKALIDLNKDAQASKQLALDIMHFARLRLSPFKRVRRIEFREIPKNTEGEILRSELVHLEKTKVTTGDKAVYEFWEEDAKIPLPESWAQDLP